From the genome of Nasonia vitripennis strain AsymCx chromosome 1, Nvit_psr_1.1, whole genome shotgun sequence, one region includes:
- the LOC100114817 gene encoding D-beta-hydroxybutyrate dehydrogenase, mitochondrial, whose protein sequence is MDVETGAILALQILALCSIVAALLAYLMRQSRNANEEFEMRSKRHVLVTSCDTCIGLQLALALSEAGYKVFAGLLEPSGNSHATKILHAVEQQRVRAKDPASVEESMPASSETRAAGQIVPVELDSTREDSLRACLDAVRAKLPAGEDGLWAVVHTSGLALPGVIERQASSAWESMLRHNLVAPLRAARVFIPLLRAKRGRIILLGDSDSSFSSKAGTGLVAFSASRKAVEGAAEALRGELHSSGVDVVLLKPPPVNPLALYAAPQLKTSDVESAAQSAEGTWIAPLSAHAVKSSLIPALTSTCPYKSYNMDKKARIFCR, encoded by the exons ATGGACGTCGAGACCGGGGCCATCCTGGCCCTGCAGATCCTTGCCCTGTGCTCCATCGTCGCCGCGCTACTGGCCTATCTGATGCGGCAATCACGAAATGCCAACGAGGAATTTGAGATGCGCAGCAAGCGCCACGTGCTGGTTACCAGTTGTGACACCTGCATCGGCCTCCAACTAGCTCTTGCTTTGTCTGAGGCTGGCTATAAG GTATTCGCTGGATTACTGGAACCAAGCGGCAACTCGCACGCGACGAAAATCCTCCATGCGGTAGAGCAGCAGCGAGTTCGCGCGAAAGATCCGGCAAGCGTTGAAGAATCCATGCCAGCGTCATCGGAAACTCGTGCTGCGGGACAAATAGTGCCAGTGGAGCTGGATTCGACGCGCGAAGATAGTCTACGAGCTTGTCTCGATGCGGTTAGAGCAAAGCTGCCAGCCGGAGAAGACG GATTATGGGCAGTGGTGCACACCAGCGGATTGGCTTTGCCAGGAGTTATCGAGAGGCAGGCGAGCTCGGCTTGGGAATCCATGCTCCGTCACAATTTAGTTGCGCCTTTGCGCGCCGCCCGCGTGTTCATTCCGCTGCTGCGTGCGAAGAGAG GTCGCATTATTTTGCTGGGCGATTCGGACTCGAGCTTCAGCTCGAAGGCAGGTACTGGTCTGGTGGCATTCAGTGCTTCGCGTAAGGCCGTCGAGGGTGCAGCCGAAGCGCTGCGGGGTGAACTGCACTCGTCCGGCGTCGACGTGGTCTTGCTCAAGCCACCGCCAGTGAATCCCCTTGCTTTATATGCAGCTCCGCAGCTTAAAAc atcCGACGTAGAGTCGGCAGCTCAATCGGCTGAAGGTACTTGGATAGCACCATTATCAGCGCACGCGGTAAAGTCTTCTCTCATTCCAGCCCTTACGTCCACCTGTCCATACAAATCTTATAATATGGATAAAAAGGCGCGCATCTTCTGCCGATAA
- the CPR45 gene encoding cuticular protein RR-2 family member 45 precursor — translation MAFKFAGVLALTTLTLAGVAFAGHAHSFSHFHGPVEGPGHEISVHDKHGHNTIDYVAHPKYEFAYGVEDHHTGDYHGQKEHRDGKHVTGEYTIKEPGGNVRTVKYHADPHGGFFAHVHNSGGNDHSGGTYGGHGHGHGHEHGHHHDY, via the exons ATGGCTTTCAAG TTTGCAGGAGTGTTGGCGCTCACTACTTTGACTCTAGCAGGCGTTGCATTTGCTGGTCACGCGCACAGCTTTTCCCATTTTCACGGACCAGTAGAGGGTCCTGGACACGAGATCAGTGTTCACGACAAGCATGGACACAATACGATTGATTACGTAGCTCATCCTAAGTATGAGTTCGCTTATGGTGTAGAGGACCATCACACTGGTGATTACCATGGCCAGAAAGAGCATCGAGATG GCAAGCATGTGACAGGCGAGTATACGATCAAGGAACCTGGCGGCAATGTACGTACCGTCAAGTACCACGCAGATCCGCACGGAGGATTCTTCGCTCATGTGCACAACAGTGGAGGTAACGACCACTCTGGCGGCACCTATGGTGGACATGGCCACGGACACGGACACGAACATGGTCATCACCACGACTACTGA
- the LOC100678487 gene encoding cuticle protein 19-like codes for MFATKVYIICLTFVCIKVNAKQYEVDGKGYHDHHHHKAYSYQHFYGPVHGHHYEVTWYDKHGHKSHDFKADPKYKFAYGVDDHHTHDLHGQKEYRDGKDLHGEYHIHEPGGNVRTVKYYSDPHGGFFAEVHNHGGNDHSGYGK; via the exons ATGTTTGCGACGAAG GTTTACATCATTTGTCTTACATTTGTGTGCATAAAAGTCAATGCCAAGCAGTATGAAG TAGATGGTAAAGGATACCacgatcatcatcatcataaggCCTACTCGTACCAACACTTTTATGGACCAGTTCACGGACACCATTATGAAGTAACGTGGTATGATAAGCATGGTCACAAGTCACACGACTTTAAAGCAGAtccaaaatataaatttgcTTATGGCGTTGATGATCATCACACACATGATTTACATGGACAAAAAGAATATCGAGATG gCAAAGATCTACACGGAGAATATCACATCCATGAACCTGGTGGTAATGTAAGAACAGTTAAATATTATTCTGATCCGCATGGTGGATTTTTTGCTGAAGTTCATAATCATGGAGGCAACGATCATTCAGGCTATGGAAAATGA